The window GTCATGCTCAAGGCAGAGCCAAGTGCCAGGGCCAGGGCGGCGGCGGACAGGGTGCGGGTCGAAGCAGTCATGATGATTCTCCAGTTTCAGGAAATGAACCGGCGTTAGCGCCGGTCTGTTGAACTAGAGAGGGGGTGGAGGAATGCGTTACAGCAGGTTCTCGATTTTTTTTGTTTGTTTCGAAATCCATTGTGGCGAGGGGATTTAGCGAAACGTCGCACCGCCCCGTTGGGCTGCGAAGCAGTCCTAAAACCAGCTCCACAGTGAGTCAGGAAGATTGAGTTGCCTGCCTTAGGGGCTGCTTCGCAGCCCAGCGGGGATAAATCCCCTCGCCACAACAGCATTCACTTGAGAACTGGGCAAAAAAAAAACGGCCCGAAGGCCGTTTTCTCATGCAGCAACAGACTCAACCGCCCAGATACGCCTCGCGTACTTTCGGGTCGGTCAACAGCGCCTCACCCGTGCCTTGCATCACCACGCGGCCGTTCTCCAGCACGTACGCCCGGTCAGCGATTTTCAGCGCCTGGTTGGCGTTCTGCTCCACCAGGAATACCGTCACGCCATCCTTGCGCAGTTGTTCGATGATGTCGAAGATCTGCTGGATGATGATCGGCGCCAGGCCCAGGGACGGTTCGTCGAGCAGCAACAACTTGGGCTTGCTCATCAGCGCACGGCCGATGGCGAGCATTTGCTGTTCGCCGCCGGACATGGTGCCGCCGCGCTGGCTAAAGCGTTCTTTCAGGCGGGGGAAAAGGTGCAGCACCTTGTCCATTTGCTCCTGAAAATCACCCTTTTCGGTGAAAAAACCGCCCATGGCGAGGTTTTCTTCCACGGTCAGTCGGGCAAATACCCGACGGCCTTCCGGCACCACGGCGATGCTCTTGCGCATGATCTGCGAAGAGTCCTGGCCCACCAGCTCCTCACCCATGTAGCGGATGCTGCCACTGTGGGCCTGGGGCGAACCGCAGAGCGTCATCAGCAGGGTGGATTTGCCGGCACCGTTGGCACCGATCAGCGTCACGATTTCGCCCTGGCGGACTTCGACGTTGACGCTGTGCAGGGCCTGGATCTTGCCATAGAAGGTGGAAACGTTTTCGAACTGCAGCATTTACGCTTCCCCCAGGTAGGCTTTGATCACTTCAGGATTGTCGCGGATCTGTTCCGGCGAACCGTCGGCCAGCGGCGTGCCCTGGTTGATCACGACGATATGGTCGGAAATGCTCATGACCAGCTTCATGTCGTGCTCGATCAGCAACACGGTGACATCGTGCTCCTCGCGCAGCACGCCGATCAGCGCTTTGAGGTCTTCGGTTTCCTTCGGGTTCAGGCCGGCGGCCGGTTCGTCGAGCATGAGGATCCGCGGGCGGGTCATCATGCAGCGGGCGATTTCCAGGCGCCGTTGCTGACCGTAGGCCAGGGTGCCGGCGGTACGGTTGGCGAACTCCTTGAGGTTGACCTTCTCCAGCCAGTACTCGGCGAACTCCATGGCCTCGCGTTCGCTCTTGCGAAACGCCGGGGTCTTGAACAGACCGGCAAAGAAGTTGGTGTTCAGGTGACGATGCTGGGCGATCAACAGGTTCTCGACCGCCGTCATGTCCTTGAACAGCCGCACGTTCTGGAAGGTGCGCACCACACCCTTGCGGGCGATGTGGTGACCAGGCAGGCCCTGGATCGGCTCGCCGTCCAGCAGGATCGTGCCGCCGGTAGGCTGATAGAAGCCGGTCAGGCAGTTGAACACGGTGGTCTTGCCCGCGCCGTTCGGCCCGATCAATGCAACGACCTGTTTCTCTTTCACGGTCAGGGCCACGCCATTGACCGCCAGCAAGCCGCCGAAGCGCATGCTCAAGTTTTCGACTTTCAGGATCTCGCGGCTCATTTGCGCAGCTCCATGTGCGGGCGTTGCATAGGCAGCAGACCTTGAGGACGCCAGATCATCATCAGCACCATCAAGGCGCCGAACATCAACATGCGGTATTCGCTGAATTCACGCATCATTTCAGGCAACAGGATCATCACGATTGCCGCCAGGATCACACCCAGCTGCGAGCCCATCCCACCCAGCACCACGATGGCGAGGATGATCGCCGACTCGATGAAGGTGAAGGATTCCGGCGTCACCAGGCCCTGACGGGCAGCAAAGAAGCTACCGGCGAAACCGGCGAAGGCGGCACCGAGGGTGAAAGCCGAAAGCTTGATCACGGTCGGGTTCAGACCCAGGGCACGGCAGGCGATCTCGTCTTCACGCAGCGCTTCCCACGCACGGCCGATAGGCATGCGCAGCAGGCGGTTGATGACGAACAGCGCAGCCAGGGCCAGCAACAGCGCAACCAGGTAGAGGAAAATCACCTTGTTGATCGAGTTGTAGGGCAGTCCGAAGTACTCGTGGAAGGTCTGCAGACCTTCGGCGGCTTTGCGTTCGAAGGTCAGGCCGAAGAACGTCGGCTTCTCGATATTGCTGATGCCGTTCGGGCCGCCGGTGATGTCGGTCAGGTTGCGCAGGAACAGACGGATGATCTCGCCGAAACCCAGGGTCACGATTGCCAGGTAGTCACCGCGCAAGCGCAGCACCGGGAAACCCAGCAGGAAACCGAAGGTGGCGGCCATCATCCCGGCAATTGGCAGGCAGATCCAGAAGCTCAAGCCGAAGTAATGGGACAGCAGCGCGTAGCTGTAGGCGCCGACGGCATAGAAGCCGACGTAACCCAGGTCCAGCAGACCGGCCAGCCCTACCACGATGTTCAGGCCCAGGCCCAGCATCACGTAGATCAGGATCAGGGTGGCGATGTCCACCGCACCGCGAGAGCCGAAAAACGGCCAGACCAACGCGATGACGATCAGGGCCAGGATGATCCAGCGCTGGGTAGTCGGCAGGGTCAGGAAGTTGCTGGCCTTGGCCGGGACTATCGGCAGGCCGGGCGAGGCCTTCCAGGCGGCGCTGATCTGCGTGCTGAACAGCACCCGCAGGAACATCAGCACCGAACACGCGGCGATGGTCGCCAGGATGGCGGGGCTGGTGCCGTGCACTTCAAGATCGATGCCCACGATGGTCAGTTTCAGGCCGAGTACCGGGTACGCGACCGCCCAGACCAACAGCGCGCTGAAGAGCGCCGATTTAAGATGTTTAGTCATACCTTCTCAACCTCCGGACGGCCCAGGATGCCGGTCGGCCGGAACAGCAGCACCAGAACCAACAAGCCGAACGCCACGACGTCCTTGTATTGATCGCCGAAGATGTCGGCACCAAAGGCTTCCGCCACGCCCAGCACCAGCCCGCCGAGCATGGCTCCGGGGATGCTGCCGATGCCGCCCAGTACCGCGGCGGTGAAGGCCTTCAGGCCCACGAGGAAACCGGCGTTGGGGTTGATCACACCGTATTGCATGCTCAACAGCACGGCGGCGATGGCCGCCAGGGCCGCGCCGATGACGAAGGTCAGGGCAATGATGTTGTTGGTGTTGATGCCCAGCAGGTTGGCCATCTTGATGTCCTCGGCGCAGGCGCGGCAGGCGCGGCCCAGGCGGGAACGGGAGATGAACAGCGTCAGGCCGAGCATGGCGACCAGGGTCACCACGAACACCACGATTTGCATGTAGGAAATCAGCACTTCCTGTGCCCCCCCTGGCCCGAAGGTAAAGTTACCCGGAATCAGGTTGGGAATGGATTTGTCCTTGGAGTCTTGCGACAGCAGAACGGTGTTCTGCAGGAAGATCGACATGCCGATGGCCGAAATCAGCGGGATCAGACGGTTGCTGCCGCGCAAGGGGCGGTAGGCGATCCGTTCGATGCTGTAGCCATAGGAACTGGTCACCACGATGCTCGCGATGAACGCCGCGGTCATTAACAGCGGGACACTGTCGAGTCCCATCATGGCCAGCCCGGCGATGGCGATGAACGCCACGTAGGAGCCGATCATGTACACCTCGCCGTGGGCGAAGTTGATCATTCCAATGATGCCGTAAACCATCGTATAGCCGATGGCGATCAGGGCATACGTGCTGCCAACGGTCAGGCCGTTAACCAGCTGTTGGAAGAAGTGATAGATGTCAGGCATTACAGCGCTCCTAAAAACCTGATACGCATTTCACTGGTGGAGTCATTTTCCCGCCCGGCCCCGTGGATCTGCATCCACTTCGAGCACGAGGTTTGCCAGCGAACCGCTGATGACGGTTTTGAGATTTTCAGGTGGGGAGACTGGCGGATCACGCCAGCGCGGCCCAATACATTTAAAACAAAGCCCACGGCACGCCGTGGGCTTTATTGGCAGTCAGTCAGGCCAGGCCTTACTGAGGCGAAGCTTCGGTTTTAGGTTTGCCGAAATGCCACTGGTAAACCACAAACTTGAAGTCCTTCAGGTCGCCCTTGTCGTCGAAGCTCAGGTCACCGGTCGGAGTCTTGAAAGTACCGGCGTGGATGGCTTCAGCCACTTTTTCCGGGTCTTCGCTCTTGGTTTCGGTGATGGCCTGGGCAATCACTTGAACGGCCGAGTAGGACGGGAACACGAACGGACCGCTCGGGTCTTCCTTCTTGGCTTTGAACGCGTCAGCCAGGGCGATGTTGGCCGGATCCTGGTCGAAGGATTTCGGCAGGGTCACCAGCAAACCTTCGGAAGCTTCCTTGGCGATCTGCGAGATCGAGTCGTTACCCACGCCTTCCGGACCCATGAACTTGGCGTTCAGGCCTTTTTCCTGGGATTGACGCAGGATCAGGCCCAGCTCCGGGTGGTAGCCGCCGTAGTAGACGAAGTCGACGTTGGCTTGCTTGAGCTTGGCGATCATCGAGGAGAAGTCTTTGTCGCCGGCGTTCACGCCTTCGAACACGGCGACTTTCACGCCTTTCTTCTCAAGGGTCGTTTTCACGGCACTGGCGATACCTTCGCCGTATTGCTGCTTGTCGTGCAGGACGGCAACGACTTTCGGCTTGACGTGGTCGGCAATGTAGTTGCCCGCGGCAGGGCCCTGGGCGCTGTCCAGGCCGATGGTGCGGAAGATCATCTTGTAGCCGCGAGCGGTGATGTCCGGGCTGGTGGCGGCTGGCGTGATCATGATCACGCCTTCGTCTTCATAGATGTCCGAAGCCGGTTGGGTGGAGCTGGAGCACAGGTGGCCGACCACGAACTTGACGCCGTCGTTGACGACTTTGTTCGCCACCGCGACCGCTTGTTTTGGATCACAGGCGTCATCGTATTCAACGGCAACCAGTTGCTTGCCGTTGACGCCGCCCTTGGCGTTGATCTGCTCGATGGCCATTTTGGAGCCACTGAATTGCATGTCGCCGTACTGGGCTACGGGGCCGGTCTTTGGGCCGGCGATGCCGATCTTGATGGTGTCGGCGGCGAACGAATGGCTGGCAACCCCGGCCAGAACCATAGCGGCAAACAGTTTGGAAATCTGCTTAGTAGCCTTAGTCATAGTGCTCCACTCATGCTGTTGTAGTTTTTATAGTCCTGGCGCCGAAGCAGCAGAACCGGGTCAGATATCTTGGATATCCTCGCGGAAAATGCCCCCGGCAACTGTACCGGTACAGTGTAGAGCGCCGATTGTTGGCAAGGGAAGCTGGCGCTTGGGGGCAAAACCTGAGGGTGTCGCTTAATTGAAAGAAAAAGACAGAATGGCGGCGGGGTTCGTCCGGACAAATCGGCAATCCCTGGCTTTCCTGCGCTTTCCAATCGGTACTCCAATTGCTACCGGGTTTTTCTGCCAGACCACCGACGTTATCATTCGCGCCGATTTCTTTTCCGGACAGCTCCCATGAATCAAGAACCTAGCACCCTCTATGCCAAACTGCTTGGTGAAACCGCATCCATCACCTGGAAGGAGCTGGAGCCGTTCTTTGCCAAGGGTGCCCTATTGTGGGTCGACCCGGCCCTGGATCTGATCGCCGCGGCCGAGGCCGTTGCCCAGGACGAAGGTACCAAAGTCGCCGCCTGGCTGGCTGCCGACCAGTTGGCCAAGCTGTCTGAAACGCGGGCGCTGGACTTTTTCGAACGCGATCCGCAGCTATGGGCGGTGGTGGTTTCACCGTGGATTATGGTCCAGGAAAGGGCATCGGTTTGATGCCTGCACCAAGTTGGTTCGTATTTTCTGCGGAGTAAAAGTGTGTAGGTGAGTAGCGTGATGGCATCCTGCCGTGGTGAAACGCCACAGCAGAGGGTGACGTATACGTAACGGGAACAGTTTATTGGGCAGCCGTTGGGCTGCTTAATTGTTTCTGAATGTTGATTTTGTGTTTTGGTCCAAGGCCGCCAATCGCGAGCAGGCTCGCTCCCACAGTGAACCGCGTTTCTCAGAAAGAACGCGATTAATGTGGGAGCGAGCCTGCTCGCGATTGGCGCGACGCGGTCCTGCGCCTGCCTCAATAAGTCTTGCCCGTATGGTTATTCAGGGAAATAACCTTGGTCTTGCCGATGCGGTGACGGTAGATCTCACGCAAATACTTGATCGCCTTTTTCACGCAGTCGCGGGACAGGCGGATGTCGTTGATCGAGACAAACTTGTCTTTGTCGCTGATCAGCTCGCGGTATTTCTTCTCGTACATCGGCTTGATCGCGTACCAGTTGGTGTCGAGGATCTTCGCCGGGTTTTCGAACTCGTTGAGCAGATCGTCGATGCGCTCTTCGTCGAAGTCTTCGTTGATGATGAAGTCCAGGATCGAGTTGTCCAGGGTGTCATCGAAGCGATACGGGGTGCGGGCAAAACAGCGCTTGATGAACGCCACGATCAGGGTCAGGAAGTCATCCGACAGGCAGGGGCTCTTGGCGATCAGGGTGGTCAGCGACAGGTTGGCCGAGGCACCGATCACCAGCGCGTAACGCTTGAGGGTGGTGTTGGGGAACAGGCTGTTGAGGTGGGTCTTGAGCCGGTTCAGGTCCATGTAGGACAGCTTGTAGTCCTTGGGCAACGAGACGATCGACACCACCGACGAGCAGTTCTTGAAGAAGTGCAGGTCATGCAGGGCCGCGGCGTCGTAGCCGGAATTCTTGTACTGCTCCAGCGAGGCGCGGTAGCGCTTGGATTCGATCGGCAACAGGCTGATGCCTTCGATGGCCTGGGTGACTTTGTTGAAGTGCGGCAGGTCGATGGAGCGGAAGAACAGGTCGTCGATGTTCAGGCGCGGCGGCTCCTTCTCGAACACCTTGAACTTGTCGCCGCTGGGCGCTGGGGTTTCCGGAACGACGGACTCGGCGTAGGCAATCGCCACCGGGCCGGCCAGGCTCATGAACAGGTCGTTGGCGTCCAGGCGAATGGTTTCGCCAATGTCGATGCCGGCACGACGGAAGTAGTTCTGGTCGTAGTCGGTGGTCACCGCCTGGGCGGTCAGGATGTTGAAGATCTGCTGGGAGATGTACTGGTTGGCGTGCTTCTCCATGGCATTGACATCGATGTTCTGGATGTTGCCGTCATCGCTCTCTTCGGCGTAGCGCATGATGTCGTTGGAGATCAGCATCATCGCGTTCCAGGGGCGGATGCGGCCCATCACGCTGGCTTCGCTGCTGTCTTCGTTGGCGAAGTTGTACGAGAAATCCCATTCTTCCGACAGGTACTTGCACAGCAGGCGTCCGGCGTTGATGTGCAGCGCCTCGGACATTTCGCTGCGGTGATCGGAAATATTCGGCAGTACGCAAATGCCGCTGGTGAAGATCGGCTCGAAGACGAAGGAATGACCGCTCTTGCTGTCGTGTTCGTCCATCGGCTTGGTGTCGAACGTCTTGTTCATGTACGAGTACTGCTGAGCCAGGCCGAACTCCGAGGCCATGCCCGAACCGGTACCGCCACCGGCACTGAAGATCGAGAAGTACAGGCGCGACTGGTTGGCCTTGATGCCGCAGCTGTCGATCAGGTACGAGTGGATCATTTTCCAGTCGGGGCTGGAGAAACGCTGGGTGTCCTTGTTCAGGATGATCTTGGCCAGGTACTGCCCCAGGATCGGTGCGTTACCAGCGCCGCCGGCATGGACTTCTGACAGGTCCATGATTTTCATTTTGCTGTAGTCGCGCAAAAAGCCGCTTTTTTCGCCTTTGCGCGAAAAACGGATGCGTCCGGCGATGTCCTTGTCCAGGTCGCCGAGCATCACCAACGGCTCGACCAAAAACACCGGCTTGCTCACCTTGCTGGTGCCCAGGCGCAAATTGTTGCGGATCCACTGCGCCGGGCTGTAACCCTTGTCGCTGTAGCCCTTGTCTTCGGCATTGAACTCGTTGAGGTAGAACTTGCGGGCGTTGTACACCAGCTCGGCTACGTCCAGGGCGATGTTGGAGCCACAGCGA is drawn from Pseudomonas rhizophila and contains these coding sequences:
- a CDS encoding ABC transporter ATP-binding protein, whose translation is MLQFENVSTFYGKIQALHSVNVEVRQGEIVTLIGANGAGKSTLLMTLCGSPQAHSGSIRYMGEELVGQDSSQIMRKSIAVVPEGRRVFARLTVEENLAMGGFFTEKGDFQEQMDKVLHLFPRLKERFSQRGGTMSGGEQQMLAIGRALMSKPKLLLLDEPSLGLAPIIIQQIFDIIEQLRKDGVTVFLVEQNANQALKIADRAYVLENGRVVMQGTGEALLTDPKVREAYLGG
- the livG gene encoding high-affinity branched-chain amino acid ABC transporter ATP-binding protein LivG; the encoded protein is MSREILKVENLSMRFGGLLAVNGVALTVKEKQVVALIGPNGAGKTTVFNCLTGFYQPTGGTILLDGEPIQGLPGHHIARKGVVRTFQNVRLFKDMTAVENLLIAQHRHLNTNFFAGLFKTPAFRKSEREAMEFAEYWLEKVNLKEFANRTAGTLAYGQQRRLEIARCMMTRPRILMLDEPAAGLNPKETEDLKALIGVLREEHDVTVLLIEHDMKLVMSISDHIVVINQGTPLADGSPEQIRDNPEVIKAYLGEA
- a CDS encoding high-affinity branched-chain amino acid ABC transporter permease LivM — its product is MTKHLKSALFSALLVWAVAYPVLGLKLTIVGIDLEVHGTSPAILATIAACSVLMFLRVLFSTQISAAWKASPGLPIVPAKASNFLTLPTTQRWIILALIVIALVWPFFGSRGAVDIATLILIYVMLGLGLNIVVGLAGLLDLGYVGFYAVGAYSYALLSHYFGLSFWICLPIAGMMAATFGFLLGFPVLRLRGDYLAIVTLGFGEIIRLFLRNLTDITGGPNGISNIEKPTFFGLTFERKAAEGLQTFHEYFGLPYNSINKVIFLYLVALLLALAALFVINRLLRMPIGRAWEALREDEIACRALGLNPTVIKLSAFTLGAAFAGFAGSFFAARQGLVTPESFTFIESAIILAIVVLGGMGSQLGVILAAIVMILLPEMMREFSEYRMLMFGALMVLMMIWRPQGLLPMQRPHMELRK
- the livH gene encoding high-affinity branched-chain amino acid ABC transporter permease LivH; the protein is MPDIYHFFQQLVNGLTVGSTYALIAIGYTMVYGIIGMINFAHGEVYMIGSYVAFIAIAGLAMMGLDSVPLLMTAAFIASIVVTSSYGYSIERIAYRPLRGSNRLIPLISAIGMSIFLQNTVLLSQDSKDKSIPNLIPGNFTFGPGGAQEVLISYMQIVVFVVTLVAMLGLTLFISRSRLGRACRACAEDIKMANLLGINTNNIIALTFVIGAALAAIAAVLLSMQYGVINPNAGFLVGLKAFTAAVLGGIGSIPGAMLGGLVLGVAEAFGADIFGDQYKDVVAFGLLVLVLLFRPTGILGRPEVEKV
- a CDS encoding branched-chain amino acid ABC transporter substrate-binding protein, with protein sequence MTKATKQISKLFAAMVLAGVASHSFAADTIKIGIAGPKTGPVAQYGDMQFSGSKMAIEQINAKGGVNGKQLVAVEYDDACDPKQAVAVANKVVNDGVKFVVGHLCSSSTQPASDIYEDEGVIMITPAATSPDITARGYKMIFRTIGLDSAQGPAAGNYIADHVKPKVVAVLHDKQQYGEGIASAVKTTLEKKGVKVAVFEGVNAGDKDFSSMIAKLKQANVDFVYYGGYHPELGLILRQSQEKGLNAKFMGPEGVGNDSISQIAKEASEGLLVTLPKSFDQDPANIALADAFKAKKEDPSGPFVFPSYSAVQVIAQAITETKSEDPEKVAEAIHAGTFKTPTGDLSFDDKGDLKDFKFVVYQWHFGKPKTEASPQ
- a CDS encoding DUF2288 domain-containing protein, which codes for MNQEPSTLYAKLLGETASITWKELEPFFAKGALLWVDPALDLIAAAEAVAQDEGTKVAAWLAADQLAKLSETRALDFFERDPQLWAVVVSPWIMVQERASV